The Micropterus dolomieu isolate WLL.071019.BEF.003 ecotype Adirondacks unplaced genomic scaffold, ASM2129224v1 scaffold_36, whole genome shotgun sequence region AGAATCCAGGTGTCGGAGGCTGGACAGGTGCTGAGAGAACAGACAGGAAAACGGTGTGCGGCCTGCTCTATTCTGATTGGACAGCTCAGGTCACATGACTGCAGCTTGAGGTGTAAAGTCTGTACCTGTTCCAGGTTGCTGTAAAGGACTCTGCAGTATCCACAATAACCCTGTCTGCTGGGCTGACACCTGGATGGACCCGGCTGAGACTCCGCCCACATCctgtcagacacagagagggagaaaaaaccctccatctaaAAGCAGGATTCAGTATAAACGTGTAAAATATGATCATAGAAAGGAGTAAAAACCTGAGTAACATGATCCTGACTACAGAAACACCTGAACATCACGCAGAACATTTATAGAAACTGACTATGTTTTCAAAAATGGTCCAATACATTTCTAGAAAACATACCTGAAGAGTCTAATAACCAAACACATGTCAGTGAGAATAACCAATAGGTAGACTCACCTGCGGGTAGACTCCGCCTTCCACTGGtcatctgacacacacacaaacacagttaaatcaggGAAGtaaatctaaaatctaaaaccacagtgtgtttgtgtttttaccttCATCAGAGGAGTCAGACATCCTGCTGGCTG contains the following coding sequences:
- the LOC123967111 gene encoding DBF4-type zinc finger-containing protein 2-like, translated to MSDSSDEDDQWKAESTRRMWAESQPGPSRCQPSRQGYCGYCRVLYSNLEQHLSSLRHLDSVRASSRGSSTVSSTSSSRTKLTLLERFLQDVLHHHPHRYNDP